A part of Falco cherrug isolate bFalChe1 chromosome 16, bFalChe1.pri, whole genome shotgun sequence genomic DNA contains:
- the CNTN2 gene encoding contactin-2 — protein sequence MGHATGFVHTSLAVVTFLVWCQAQSSMRNYGPVFEEQPVHTLFPEGSAEEKVTLACRARASPPATYRWKMNGTEIKMEPDSRYRLVAGDLVISNPVKAKDAGSYQCVASNSRGTVVSREASLRFGFLQEFSAEERDPVKITEGWGVMFACSPPPHYPGLSYRWLLNEFPNFIPADGRRFVSQTTGNLYIAKTEASDLGNYSCFATSHIDFITKSVFSKFSRLSLAAEDARQYAPSIKARFPADTYALAGQMVTLECFAFGNPVPRIKWRKLDGSQSSKWIGSEPLLQIQDVGFEDEGTYECEAENIKGRDTYQGRIIIQAQPEWLKVITDTEADIGSDLRWSCAAAGKPRPAVRWLRDGQPLTSQNRIEVSGGELRFSKLVLEDSGMYQCVAENKHGTVYASAELTVQALAPDFRLNPVKRLIPAARSGKVIIPCQPRAAPKATVLWTKGTELLINSSRVTITTDGTLILQNISKSDEGKYTCFAENFMGKANSTGILSVRDATKITLAPSSADINVGENLTLQCHASHDPTMDLTFTWSLDDFPIDFDKSEGHYRRASVKEAIGDLSIFNTQLKHSGRYTCTAQTVVDSASESATLTVRGPPGPPGGVVVRDIGDTTVQLSWSRGFDNHSPIARYIVEARTLLSSKWKQMRTNPVNIEGNAETAQVVNLIPWMDYEFRVLASNILGVGEPSLPSSKIRTKEAAPTVAPSGLSGGGGAPNELIINWTPTLRDYQNGDGFGYILSFRKKGTQGWLTAKVPHAESLHYVYHNESIGPYTPFEVKIKAYNRKGEGPESLTAIVYSAEEEPKVAPFRVMAKAVLSSEMDVSWEPVEQGDMTGVLLGYEIRYWKDGDKEEAADRVRTAGLVTSAHVTGLNPNTKYHVSVRAYNRAGTGPPSPSTNVTTTKPPPKRPPGNISWTFSGSTVSIKWDPVVAKAEESAVTGYKMLYRQDSHSAPTLFLASKSRIDIPVPEDFTHAFVQIRVTGPGGDGIPAEVHILRNSGTSMMVEDSVTRPVPHAIVITTNSLLMVALISYLEL from the exons ATGGGACACGCCACTGGATTTGTCCACACATCCCTAGCTGTCGTCACCTTTCTGG TTTGGTGCCAAGCCCAGAGTAGCATGAGGAACTACGGGCCGGTGTTtgaggagcagcctgtgcaCACCCTCTTCCCTGAAGgctcagcagaagaaaaagtcacGCTGGCTTGCCGAGCAAGAGCCAGTCCCCCTGCGACCTACAG GTGGAAGATGAATGGCACAGAGATAAAGATGGAGCCAGATTCCCGTTACAGGCTGGTTGCAGGCGACCTAGTGATAAGCAACCCCGTGAAAGCCAAGGATGCTGGCTCCTACCAATGCGTGGCATCTAATTCCAGGGGCACGGTGGTCAGCAGGGAAGCTTCCCTCCGCTTTGGCT TTTTGCAGGAATTCTCCGCAGAAGAGCGAGACCCCGTGAAGATTACAGAAGGCTGGGGAGTGATGtttgcctgcagcccccctccccattaCCCAG GCTTATCCTACCGATGGCTCCTGAATGAGTTTCCCAATTTCATCCCAGCCGATGGAAGGCGTTTCGTCTCTCAGACCACTGGAAACCTTTACATTGCCAAGACAGAAGCTTCCGACCTGGGGAACTACTCCTGCTTTGCCACCAGCCACATCGACTTCATCACCAAGAGCGTTTTCAGCAAGTTCTCCCGGCTCAGTCTCGCTGCAGAGG ATGCCAGGCAGTATGCACCCAGCATAAAAGCCAGGTTTCCTGCAGACACCTACGCTCTGGCTGGGCAGATGGTGACTTTGGAGTGTTTTGCCTTTGGAAA CCCTGTTCCTCGAATAAAGTGGAGGAAGCTGGACGGCTCACAGTCCTCCAAGTGGATCGGCAGTGAGCCCCTCTTGCAGATCCAGGATGTTGGCTTTGAGGATGAAGGCACTTACGAGTGTGAGGCTGAAAACATCAAAGGGAGAGACACCTACCAGGGCCGCATCATCATTCAAG CTCAGCCGGAGTGGCTGAAGGTGATCACAGACACAGAAGCCGACATCGGGTCCGACCTGCGCTGGAGCTGCGCGGCTGCCGGCAAACCCAGACCCGCGGTGCGATGGCTTCGGGACGGGCAGCCGCTGACCTCCCAG AACCGCATCGAAGTGAGCGGTGGAGAGCTGAGATTTTCCAAGCTAGTCCTGGAGGACTCTGGCATGTATCAGTGTGTGGCTGAGAACAAGCATGGCACAGTATATGCAAGTGCTGAATTAACAGTGCAAG CCTTAGCACCAGATTTTAGACTAAACCCAGTGAAGCGACTGATACCCGCAGCCCGAAGTGGGAAGGTCATCATCCCATGCCAACCACGAGCAGCACCAAAAGCCACTGTGCTCTGGACCAAAGGGACTGAACTTCTGATCAACAGTAGCAG gGTGACTATTACCACAGATGGCACCTTGATCCTCCAGAACATCAGCAAATCCGATGAGGGAAAGTATACCTGCTTTGCTGAGAATTTCATGGGCAAAGCCAACAGTACTGGAATCCTCTCTGTTCGAG ATGCCACCAAAATCACATTGGCACCATCTAGCGCAGACATCAATGTCGGTGAAAACCTCACCCTGCAATGTCACGCATCCCACGACCCCACCATGGACCTAACCTTCACCTGGTCACTAGACGATTTCCCCATTGACTTTGACAAGTCTGAGGGGCACTATCGGCGCGCCAGCGTG AAGGAAGCTATCGGGGACCTCAGCATCTTCAACACCCAGCTAAAGCACTCGGGGCGGTACACGTGCACTGCCCAGACAGTTGTGGACAGTGCTTCGGAGTCAGCCACGCTGACTGTCAGAG GACCTCCAGGCCCCCCCGGGGGTGTGGTGGTGAGAGACATCGGTGACACCACCGTCCAGCTGAGCTGGAGCCGTGGCTTTGACAACCACAGCCCTATCGCCAGGTACATCGTGGAGGCGCGGACCCTCCTCTCCAGCAAATGGAAGCAAATGCGTACCA ATCCTGTAAATATTGAAGGCAATGCAGAGACAGCCCAGGTGGTGAACCTCATTCCTTGGATGGATTATGAGTTTCGGGTCTTAGCGAGTAACATCCTTGGAGTTGGGGAGCCAAGTCTACCCTCCAGCAAAATCCGTACCAAAGAAGCAG CACCGACTGTGGCACCATCTGGGCTGAGCGGAGGTGGAGGGGCTCCCAACGAGCTCATCATCAACTGGACA CCAACGCTGCGAGACTATCAGAATGGAGATGGCTTTGGCTACATCTTGTCATTCCGCAAGAAAGGCACCCAGGGGTGGCTGACAGCAAAGGTGCCGCACGCAGAATCGCTGCACTACGTCTACCACAACGAGAGCATCGGCCCCTACACCCCCTTTGAAGTGAAGATCAAAGCGTACAACAGGAAAGGAGAGGGACCGGAGAGCCTCACTGCCATCGTGTACTCTGCAGAAGAAG AACCAAAAGTGGCTCCTTTTAGAGTTATGGCCAAGGCTGTTCTGTCCTCAGAAATGGATGTGTCCTGGGAGCCCGTTGAGCAGGGAGATATGACTGGAGTGCTTCTGGGCTACGAG ATCCGGTACTGGAAGGACGGTGATAAAGAGGAGGCGGCTGACCGAGTGAGAACCGCGGGACTGGTCACATCGGCTCACGTAACTGGCCTAAACCCCAACACCAAATATCACGTGTCAGTCAGAGCCTACAACCGGGCTGGAActggcccccccagcccctccaccaaCGTCACGACCACAAAACCAC CACCAAAGAGGCCACCTGGCAACATCTCCTGGACTTTTTCTGGGTCTACGGTCAGCATCAAGTGGGACCCAGTGGTGGCGAAGGCGGAGGAGTCTGCAGTTACGGGGTACAAG ATGCTTTACAGGCAGGATTCCCACTCTGCTCCCACACTATTCCTGGCCAGCAAGAGCCGGATCGACATCCCTGTCCCTGAAGACTTCACTCACGCCTTCGTACAGATCAGGGTGACGGGCCCTGGGGGAGATGGAATCCCAGCAGAAGTTCACATCCTCCGAAACAGTG GGACAAGTATGATGGTGGAAGACTCTGTGACGAGACCAGTGCCACATGCCATCGTTATTACAACTAACTCTCTACTAATGGTGGCCTTGATCAGCTACCTGGAGCTCTGA